The Mercenaria mercenaria strain notata unplaced genomic scaffold, MADL_Memer_1 contig_3600, whole genome shotgun sequence DNA segment AATCacacaaaacaaagataaatattccattaaaaaaaaaacattttccatgaaaggcAGCCTCAAATTGtaccctattatcagtgtatggatgttagcagggatgtatacataattaatatatacagaatatatacataaaaatacataatcaatataaaatgtaattattgacaacaatattgaaatcatcaaataaaagaacaacataattaagaaactgatattagtataattaaactgatagatacattaatttaaaatgaaaaaggaacattgaattTGTAATGactgtttcagatgatttcttggtTGACAAAAGTAAcgaaagaatgttagaattaattctttaaagttttaacaaatcaatgatatcataatattgataacaatgtttcaaatttcttcctacatatttctaaatacagcaaaatacagtggtaacgtattttaaagcgccgTTACGGAAAAAATCTCATCGCTTGAGAAGTATGGAACTATACTATTTTGTAAGAGTataacttgataactaaatattcctctactattttctgagaaaataatgatacaataaaacaagattactggcatggtaacgtaacatgtttaaagtatgttacaaacagattcctccttcaaataagtatttattttgaaagaattgATCCTGCCGAACAaattggtacctatgaaaaaaagtcggtgtgtgtgtgtggtggggggggggggggggaggtgcaTGGTAGACatgccctccccccccccccccccctccacacacacacctaatagtaaaatatggataatttgctgaaatttcttctgctTAACAAGGAAAAAATAGATTCTTATTTGCCCTTCAAGAccattgcaaacgacttagtaatctatattcatttagctgtTGTTTCAGACTAACTTCAGTTTTCCAGGtcaagaagaaaatggtcttttttaagcattttgaaaATGACTATAGGTTGTTTtcgttatcggaaagactcgaacattctcgtatatttccgtcaattcttacggaatctaagctccttaacggtaaagactgatttcttctcaccAGCTAAACTGCACATATGTACGGAATTATAAATTAGtagacgctccataatatgattttgtttacagccaatagtcaattttaaacagaggatcgaaattcaaaatttcaaaaagaagaatttcgaGTTTGCATCGAATTTGGATCTTGCTCGAAGCCCGAAactgaaatgttcagtgttttattCGAGCCAGCATTGAACATCGAGTCTGTCGAAAATGGAAATCTTAAGGAACTGTTTTAgagcttgaattaaatttcgagCGTGTAAgaaggaaaaaacttaaaagctttaaaacattgaaatttgaGGCGGCATATGTTGGGCAAGTTAGAAGCAAGTTAGAAGCAgaagatcaaaattcaaattttcgaaaggatgacgttgaatttcgcttacattgaatttcgcacaaactcgaaaattgaaattaaaatcaaaagaaatcatcGAATTTCGAGCAGAATTTAAATTAGAGCCAGCAGAAATATCGAAATTCAAAAATTTTGAGCTAGCATGTGAAGAGGTGTCCTCCACGATAATCGAATGAATTGTTGCGCATGCGTGAAGATATGGCGGACTTTTGAAAACCGtagtggaaaaaaaaaatgaaaaattaataaatacatcGTATATACAGATTATTGGAGAGTGTAACATTGATAATCTTATGTTGTTTATAACGTATCGTGGAgtatgcattttcattttgtgacAGTGTTTTCAATAtgggaaaaaaaagtaaaaaaagtaaagGCTCACCACAGGACAAAGAAAGTGGAGTAAAACGGACAGCAATGGCGAGCGGAATGCAATCACCCAGTGTGACCTGTGGACCTGGCGCTTCCGTGGTGTATCAGTCGCCAAACGGACATTATCAAACAAACAATTCTACATTTTCAACTCCACAGGcaagtttgaattttgtttctCCGCAGTCGTTTTCATATATGCAAGCTTTGAATAATGGATCACCAAATATGCAAAACATGCAGTCAATACAACCTATGCAGCCGTGGCCTATTTCTTCGGGCAATATGAATGGAGTGTCTACTGACCAGTTTTCATCAATGATACAAAGGCTTGACAGTATAGACAAAAAGTTGTCTCAGTTAGACTCTATCAAAAATACCGTTGACAAAATAAGGGGTCGTCTTGATAAGGTAGATCAGAAGGTCAATTCTATGGAGACGAAAATAAACGATCTGGAGCGTAGCCGGGAGTATGATTCGTCAAGTATGGCAGatatagaaaagaaacaaaaagaaatcgaTTCTTTGCTGTCAAAACTAAAAGTCCTAGAGCACCAACAAACAGAGCAGGAGCGATCTATGAAAGCGGATATTACGGacctaaaatgtcgaaatatgcGGGATAACCTGCTCTTCTTTGGAATACCGGAAGTGAAAGGCGAAAGCGATTCAGATTGTGTGGAGAAAGTGCTTGATTTAATcgaaaataaacttgaaatagaAAACGCAAAATCAAGCATTAAGTTGCACCGTGCTCATAGAATTGGGAAATTTGATAACGCCAAAACACGTCCGATCGTGGCGAAATTTGTATACTATCCTGAGAGAGAGAAGGTACGACTTAGTGCTAATAAACTGGAAAGGCCTTATGGCATAAGTCAGCAATTTCCCCAGGAAGTCATGTCCAGTAGACGGCGGTTAATTCCTATCATGTTGGAAGCCAGGAAACAGGGAAAGGAGGCATATATAAAGGTggataaactttatattgacggTCGTTTGCACAGGGAGAGCGAGGATGGTAGCGTGAAGTAGGACGGCGGATGGAGTGACCTTAAGTGCTTATCATGGAATATCGAGGGGCTGTCACAGCAAAAGCGATCATGCACTGATTTTACTGATTTCATTGGAAATTACGACCTTATATTCTTGAGTGAAACATGGACGGGAAAAACATCTAAAGTGGATTTAAATGGATATAAGTGTTTTCATTCTTATCGGAAATACCAAAATAGGCGCGCGAAAAGAAATAGTGGTGgattaattgtttatatgaagaATTCAGTTAGTAAGGGAGTTAAACTGGTGAGAAATGTCGTAGATTGTATACTGTGGTTTAAACTTGATAAATCTTACTTTAATAATCAAGAAGACATATATTTATGTTCAACCTATATTGCACCTGAAAACTCACCTATATATCAAGTGTACGATTTTGACGTTTTCACTAAAATTGAGTCAGATATACGGTACTTCCAAGAAAGAGGCCAGGTATACTGTTTTGGAGACATGAATGCTCGGACTGGGTCAAAGTGTGATTTTATAGAATATGATAAACCGTTACATGATCACTATTGCTTAGATTGCGACTCGTATTTACCGCGGGCAACGACGGATAGAGGGACTAATCGGTTCGGAGATTTATTGCTTGATATTTGTAAATCGTTAAATTTACGTATTGTAAATGGTCGCGTATGAAACGATGCTAATCTTGGTAAACATACTTGTTATACGCATAACGGCCAGAGTACAGTTGATTATCTTATTACCGAAAAAgctaatttttgtaatataacgGGTTTTAGCATTCATGATTTTACTATTCATTCTAATCATGCACCGATTGATTTTTCATTAAAGATAGGTACATTATTGCCTGATAATATAGTTCGCGAACGTTTGTACTATAAATGGGATCCAGATTGTAAAACTgcgtttataaatgatatttcgcGCGATATTGAAATGCTTTGCAATGATTTAAATGCATGCAAAGAAAGTGATAGTGATCCTGGTGATATGGTGCAGACTTTCACAGACTTTTTGTGTACTAGAGGTAGTAAATATTTCGAAGTACGACGTAAAATAtcaacatgtacatatttttcaaatgataggTCATCAGGTTTTCGAAATAAATGGTTTAATGACGAATGTAGGGAAAAACGTAACAGCTATAAACATGCACTTGCCcagtttaatttgaataaaacaggTGAAAATAAGAGAATATTGTTTGATAGGAAATTTGACTATAAGTATTGTTGCAGAATTACAAAGAAAAACTATAATAGGCAAATGGGCCTGAAAATGAATGATCTGAAACGAAAAAATCCTCgtgaattttggaaaatatttaagCAAAAGAAAACCATTGAAACGGCTGATGATGTTGATATATCAGAATTTtacaatcattttcaaaaattatcGGCTGAATTTCAGATAGAAGAAGATATTGAATGTCAAGATTTTTTGAATGAATTTGACAGTAATGAAATTATTGATCCAATTTTTGAGGAGTTAGACTCCCCTTTTACTGTTAATGAAATAAGACGTGCTGTCAAACTATTGGGCACAAATAAAGCTTGTTCATTAGATAATATTATGTATGAATACTTTAAAGAAGGCATTGATGTGTTAGATAGGCCATTAGagattttgtttaattatattttaagcaAGCAGTGTTTCCCTAGATCATGGTCAAAGGGTGTAATAGTACCCGtatataaaaagggagataaccaGGACCCTAATAATTATAGAGGGATTACTCTGGTTAGTTGTTTTGCCAAATTATTTACCGTTGTCTTGAATGAAAGATTAAAAAAGTGggagtagtataagaaatggggtttttggcacacttttgacccaaattaattttaacccttgacctaaaccgaccaatgctgaccaatttcaacaaatttaaaacaaattttaacaaattattgttaaaacctatagtaaaatatgattaaagataattttaaacacttccaccaaatatttgccaaaatcctgccaagtggcagcaatgtggcagtcgctgccaacttgacaaacttttggccgaacgttggcaaacacaaattcaaccaatcaaaagcctgccatttttctgccaagtggcagcaatgtgacaatgtctgccaacttggcaaacttttggcaaacttttggcagattatttttattgataaaatgtaacttattcgatcttattttcaattagtaagtatattattagggtacacatagtaattaaaactttaattaaacttttaattaaaacctttaatccaaaagttgCTTATATCGGCACGTCCTTTCCGTAtagattcatccgatatgtagaatctaatgtaacgtCCCccataagtgaaaatgttacttctgtagatgttgaatcctcatagggtgaatatcaaacattgttccttgtgttaaataaattttaattttttttcttatacatagatttaactgatcagtgtcaaagtcccaGCTGCCTCACTgctatattattatattactgctaaatttaccaaaaaaatagTCATCAACACCACCCCGAAACCTATCTTTCCAccccctttaaataaaaaaatgtgatattggacttttaatcggtttatcctCCACCTATGGGTTGGCCCCcgttaaaaaaatattaatatctattatattaaattccagtttttagctataaacacaccactcaaagtcacatctagtacatctattttatattcttggtttgtggttataaaatctttataatcacgataattccaggtcttaattgaaaatatttaaatagccCAGCCCGCCCagatcttcatatgttgaatataccAAGCACCATGagggttaaaatactttttcatttttacgtaaatcataaaaactttttatagtattcaaagagaaacacttcatgttttaatttttctatttctttttccaatttttttttatttttttgtctttctttttaagtttaagaattatttcagctaaatcatcaactcgttttgttgtggcaacttcagaagcagataactatcaacagtattctttgttctagctaattgtgtttcttgttttaagaaaacattttttacttttgtaatttcttcagcattagtggtaatttctccgacattaacggttattgctttagtattgcagtaattacttgggtattagcagtgattgatttccttgtttagctgatatttcaactacagagtccaaatcatttgttattttttaatttgatcattaattatcttaattgcttcttcttgtttaactgatttttcaactacaaagtccagttcatttttatgttcttcaacttttatcattaaattctttaatatcttcttgaaattttttttgtaatatttacttaattctgca contains these protein-coding regions:
- the LOC128553222 gene encoding uncharacterized protein LOC128553222, with the protein product MGKKSKKSKGSPQDKESGVKRTAMASGMQSPSVTCGPGASVVYQSPNGHYQTNNSTFSTPQASLNFVSPQSFSYMQALNNGSPNMQNMQSIQPMQPWPISSGNMNGVSTDQFSSMIQRLDSIDKKLSQLDSIKNTVDKIRGRLDKVDQKVNSMETKINDLERSREYDSSSMADIEKKQKEIDSLLSKLKVLEHQQTEQERSMKADITDLKCRNMRDNLLFFGIPEVKGESDSDCVEKVLDLIENKLEIENAKSSIKLHRAHRIGKFDNAKTRPIVAKFVYYPEREKVRLSANKLERPYGISQQFPQEVMSSRRRLIPIMLEARKQGKEAYIKVDKLYIDGRLHRESEDGSVK